The DNA window atataaataaattgagtttaaatagtaaaatataattggtgaataaataaaatgtttgattGGAAAGTTGAAGAAAATATAACACTGTTATATTGGAAATTTGTTCATTGTTCAACATCACTCCTATTTTTTGAAATCAATTTGATTTtgttatattgtttattttagtttatttgtacatcatattttcttttattttttccaaataaataaataaattatatttggcAAAAATAAATGATACACTTTTATgatcaaaacatttattaaaaaaatttttttttatccattttaacataaaattattttatctaatatatttatatctttcATACAAAATCACtcttgttatttattataataattttcaaaaataaatatgactaTTGCAAAATGCTAGTTTTcagaaatattcaaaataaaatattaaaaaaataaaaataaacataaattaatgtTCTTTTATTTAAACCATGTGcttctcaataataattttaaaaaaaaaggataaataattagatttgGACCATTAATTCTACATCAACTTAATCTTCATTTCTTAGTAATGGGGGATTTAAGGCCAAATCCGACTACTAGTGGACTCCTCACCTTGTGACCATATTTGTCCCACCACAAAAGCTTTCCATGCACAAATTCCGTGGTTATGTTAACACCCTCATTTTTCTCAACCTTCATCATAAACTTCTTCTCTTCTCCAATCCTTGAGAATTTAAGAGTAGGTGGATTCACCGTCACCGATATTCCATTCGGTACACGAACACGGGCCACATAGGTTCCCGGTTGACCGACATTCTTTAGAGTTCGTGTTACGATGACCGGATTGGACAAGTCGGGAATGGTAATTGAAGGGTAGTTATAGTCAAGAAGGCTTGCATTCTTAGAACATGTGTGATCAGAAATTCCGGATAATTGACGAACTCGGGCTTCGCTGTATCCATACGCGCAAAGAAAGTTCAAGTGGTCAACGAAACTCAAGTCGTAAACCAAGCCAGGATCATTGGCAAGGTTTGGACGTATGTGCCCAGCTCCGTAGTTGAAAGGGGTCGCCTCTTCTCTTTTGAAGCCTCCTACTAGCATTGGATTGCCCGTATTGTCTCTTGTCCAAGCTGTGaatttaaagaattatataatgTGAGACCTTTTAAAAAGTGTTATTTTGTTGCAACCACGTGTAATTAATTACCGGTTGTCATAAGAGAGGATTTAATGGCGGCTGGGCTCCAATCAGGATGAAGCTTCTTCAGAAGTCCGACTACTCCAGAAACATGAGGACACGCCATGGAAGTACCGGATTGCTTGATGTAATCAGTCCGACTCTTCCATCCGGTATTGGCTGCTATGATGCCCACTCCCGGAGCTGTTATGTCAGGCTGAAGATCGATAATCAACAAAAGGGTTACATATtgttcaaatgaaaaaaaattgatatcaaTCAATTTCCATTCGAACCTTGAGGATTTCGGGTGTTAATATGTTGGGACCCTTGGAGGAGAAAGAAGCCATGAATGGATAAGGTTTCACGTCAAATATTTCCTTTGTTGCTGATATATATCCGGTAGGTTTTCTGTTTAAGATAACCAAACCGAGGCATCAATATTATGAACATGGGGTTTCGAGAGAgaaatttagaaaaatgttCATTCACTATGATATAAGTCtaatgaaaaaaacaattaaaaaatccGAGTGTcaaaaatttaaacaaacacATCCAAAAGACAAccaaatttttaagaaataaaagttaaaacgtaaaaaaaaatgatcacaAACGaataaacatacaaaattaaGTGACATTTAGAGATGATATACTTACTTATTGGACTTGATATATTCAAAAATGGCAAGGCCATCAGTGTAGTTAACATTTGAAGTGGGTAGAAAATAAGGGTCCTCCTCTATAATGTCATTCCCACTGGATTCATCATtacaaagtatcataccaacaGCTCCAGCTTTAAAGGCCACGAAgcttttttcttttgaattctTATCATTGAGGCAGACCAACAGTTTATCCTTCACCTTCTTCGGGTTTAAACTCCCATCCTTACACAACAAACTAAATCATGAAGATCAAAATCTCAAAATCCATTCAACACCCACTTCAAGAATCAAtcaattctttatattttataaaaaaaatacttattttgtaatatatgtGCCAGCTGACGAAAAAGCTCAATGTTGCTAATAAagcaaaataacttaaattagcGACAGATAGATATGTCGCTAAATTTCCacaatttctttataaaaaattcgACGGATCTTGTCTGTATCCGTCGCAAATTTTTGATCAAATCCGGCAATCAAATATAGAATGGAGAAATATCTTACGCGTCCAAAGGAGCAACACCTGTGGCGGCGGCGTCTGCAGCTGAAATAATCGGGTACATTTTCTCTTTCGGTAAAGACTTGGCAATGTTTGTTCTCTAAAagaattaaactttaataaagcAAATCGGTgcgtttaaaaaaaaaaaaaaagaagagtaTATACCACGAATGTTTGTCCATTGCCGAGATTGATTATAGTTCTGAATTGGCGATCAGTAGTGCTGGCTGCGACCGTAAATAGCCACGGAGAAAGGTTCTCAACGGTCCAATTACCCATGGATTCTGTGTTACCTGCAGATACAACCACGACTATCCCTTTTTTCACAGCGTGAAAACCGCCGATACTAATAGCATTTCTGATGTGGCCGAAGTACTCATGTCCAGAACCGCTCGAGATGGAAATAGAGATGACATCTACGCCGTCATGTATGGCTGCATCCATTGCCTCCAGGATGTCTCCGCCGTTGCACATGAGGCCATATTCGTTTTTCAACGTAGGCCAACACACCTTATAGGAAGCCACACGAGCCCTTGGTGAGCCGCCCTTCGCGGTGCCATTACACACTCCCACAATACTTGCGTTGTGGACAAAGTTGCCCCCGGCCGTTGAGAGAGTGTGGGAACCATGGCCATTAAAATCGCGGGGGGAGATCATCAATGGGTTCAAACTATGATTGGATTTTGATTTGTAAACTTCGTTGAAGTACCTTGCACCGATGAGTTTCcttcaaatattttgtattaatccAATGTCCAATAGTTGATTCTAATAGTTGTTTTtgcttttcttttttgaaaagataaaatttttctttAGTTCAAGATTATGATTTTgtggttaaaaacaaaaaacaatgtGAAATATACTcggaaaatataaataaataattaagtttgatTATACTTTAGTATAATACATATAacaagagaaaaaataataatcaaaagttttattaaaaaaaaaaaacaaataagaagaAGGTAAGATGCCTACTTGTTACATGGAACTCCAAAGACGCTagtattattttgacaaaatcCCTTCCAACGTGAAGGAATAGGACCATAATCATAGTCTGAGAAACTCTCGGATTCTGGCCAAACTccttaaaaatttattataaattatgtgaatatttaagaattgaatgatcaataaaagaataatttgataattaaataatacaaaataccCGAGTCTATATTTCCAATGATGACATCTTCAccatattttgtcttataccaTAGAGAATTGAGATAAAGAGCGAATTGAATGCCATTACGAACTTTCTCAAGATGCATGAAATCCCATGAATGTGTAGTGTGCAAAGGACTcgctttgtttaaaaaaacagataCAACATTTGGATATTCTACATAAGATAtgtaaaaattacataaatagtAAGACATTGTAATGCAACACATTCATGATAATTAAATCGTTCTACTTGCAATTTTTGCTGCTTGGTTTTCGTCAAGTAAGGCTGTGAAACCATTGATATGTTTTGTGTACGAGTTAATGATACTATCATCAACACTATCTTCACTGTAAGtcatatttgaaaaagaaaaaaacaagttaTAAAGATTTAGATCTTAGAACTATCATAAACACATTTTACATATAATGATTAGAATATAGAATTCACCTATAGAGAAAAGATGAGAGAAATTGGCGATGTGAATTCTCAACCCTATCCATGCTAACATTGTTCATCGGGTCATATTCTCCATGTTTGTGTGCTCCCATATAGACTACATAAGcctattattaagaaataaagaagTCATCATGATCATTAAACAAAAATAGTAcaagaaagatcaaaattattAACGATTCTATAATTGACATGTACTAATGTAACTTATTTAAGTAGTTAGAAgttaacaaattaaacaaattctaaaatttgaagatacttattatgaatgagCCGAAGTAAGCTAATAGGATTAACTAGTTCGAACCATCTGTGGGGTATTAGGCATCAAAATTTGGATATTTCCCTTTAGATGTAAGATTGAATTATAGGTAAAAAAAGGCGGGCTTTTCATGGAAGGTGCATATGCTGAATACCCTGTCCGGTACTCTTATATTATCAACTTTCTTAATAGATCTGGTTCTGGATTAtgagatttatttttctattagaTAGGAAAGGCGGTTGCACCAAATGTTCTTAAGCGGAAGGTTCATGATTCAACTCAAACTTTGGGTGTTTCAATATTacgttttttatttaaaaaataacgatTATAGAATTAACCCTAGGAAACAACAAAGCTATTGTGATTCTTTGTACATATTTGTTACAAATTTCATTGATTACTACAACACAGTGTTTTACTTCGTTATGAAAAAACGATGAAAGACTTAGGATTATGGACATACTTGTTTGACATCGGAGGAAGCCGAAGCCAATAAAAAGGATGAAAGAAAACCAAAGGCAAAGAGGCACACCAATATTTGGCAGTCCATTGATGAACAAAAtatgatgaaaaaaataagatgaGCTAAGGCTTCTTAAATAGTGATAAAAAGCTACTTTAACTGTAATAATCTTCGTGTATGTAATTAAGAGTATATATTATGCTatgattcaattatttaattaaattttaatttgaccGTATAAATATTAACCTTATTCATtcacaaattcaaatttcataattgtaaattaattttaaaccgggtaattaaataaaattaactacaCAAAGTACATATAATAGTTTAGGTaagtattcatttaaataaactgtatttgtatatatatatatatatatatatatataacaaagaatgatgtatgttattttttatttatgttattattgatgtgtaattgataattaatgacccaaataatttatatacaagaaTTTAGGAAACAGCcttaattagtaaaaatataaaattattctaatattttatagaataaaatattttctaaataataatgtCTCAATATCCCCTTAAGATTGACATCTAAAATTGAATTGGAGATGTTTAAATGTTAGAAAATCTCAACTTTAAAAGTGTGATTCGAAGTTAATGTTTTCCTTGGTcctttttcagatttttttttttagattgtcTCTTTGATCCATCATTATTTTGAGCatcttttgaattattttatattattctttagTTATCTACAAATGAAGTATTGGTTGTAGATATTCTTTCTAAGGTCACATTGTGTTGGGATGTTATTTCCTTTCATACCAAGTTTTGATATCATCTCATAATTTATGTGAAGTTACATTACTCTAAAgtgaacattattatttttgtcaacTATGTTCATTATCCCAGTCCTTACCGTTGCATCAACTATCCTCCAAAgagtttcttttttcttttaagatCCTCAAGAATCTTGTAAGAAC is part of the Impatiens glandulifera chromosome 1, dImpGla2.1, whole genome shotgun sequence genome and encodes:
- the LOC124926723 gene encoding subtilisin-like protease SBT5.4, with product MYKTEYAVKKAYVVYMGAHKHGEYDPMNNVSMDRVENSHRQFLSSFLYSEDSVDDSIINSYTKHINGFTALLDENQAAKIAKYPNVVSVFLNKASPLHTTHSWDFMHLEKVRNGIQFALYLNSLWYKTKYGEDVIIGNIDSGVWPESESFSDYDYGPIPSRWKGFCQNNTSVFGVPCNKKLIGARYFNEVYKSKSNHSLNPLMISPRDFNGHGSHTLSTAGGNFVHNASIVGVCNGTAKGGSPRARVASYKVCWPTLKNEYGLMCNGGDILEAMDAAIHDGVDVISISISSGSGHEYFGHIRNAISIGGFHAVKKGIVVVVSAGNTESMGNWTVENLSPWLFTVAASTTDRQFRTIINLGNGQTFVRTNIAKSLPKEKMYPIISAADAAATGVAPLDALLCKDGSLNPKKVKDKLLVCLNDKNSKEKSFVAFKAGAVGMILCNDESSGNDIIEEDPYFLPTSNVNYTDGLAIFEYIKSNKKPTGYISATKEIFDVKPYPFMASFSSKGPNILTPEILKPDITAPGVGIIAANTGWKSRTDYIKQSGTSMACPHVSGVVGLLKKLHPDWSPAAIKSSLMTTAWTRDNTGNPMLVGGFKREEATPFNYGAGHIRPNLANDPGLVYDLSFVDHLNFLCAYGYSEARVRQLSGISDHTCSKNASLLDYNYPSITIPDLSNPVIVTRTLKNVGQPGTYVARVRVPNGISVTVNPPTLKFSRIGEEKKFMMKVEKNEGVNITTEFVHGKLLWWDKYGHKVRSPLVVGFGLKSPITKK